A region of Streptomyces sp. NBC_01267 DNA encodes the following proteins:
- the fxsA gene encoding FxSxx-COOH cyclophane-containing RiPP peptide produces the protein MSVTSASSAAAKKPRVPLAEIDVRGTEAVKQLGRVLPTSTGRSMRASTFNSAL, from the coding sequence ATGTCCGTAACTTCAGCCTCCTCCGCCGCTGCCAAGAAGCCGCGTGTCCCTCTGGCCGAGATCGACGTTCGCGGTACCGAGGCTGTCAAGCAGCTCGGCCGGGTGCTCCCGACGTCAACCGGCCGTTCGATGCGGGCATCCACCTTCAATTCGGCGCTCTAG
- the fsxC gene encoding FxsC protein has translation MSSWRTGGELAASEQPRAANHRPYFFLSYAHTPKHGAVGPDPDMWVERLFRDLCAHVMAMTDLPAGAPAGFIDRELRSGEGWSERLGEVLATCRVFVPLFSPRYFGSEMCGKEWYAFAQRAIQHQARSNRTAEAIVPALWVPVPPHQLPGPAERLQFNHRAFGDRYVTDGLYGLIKLRIFAEEYERAVYELAKRIVSVADASAVGPGRPVDYRVTPSAFGPPSGGPRPMQLTVAAPARDDLPDGRHPEYYGDTPLDWNPYHPDSAQPLARLAEDLVRSLNYQATVTSFDEEVLHLDGKQPPSRPEVLLVDRWALHDEERRERLAAFDSEHRPWASVVVPWNRDDHQSRASEAELTGRLEDTMPSKMRQGRATSRAAAKGVPSMEAFGQILPQVVEAAAQQYLKHATVYPPAGGGHHERPRLIGPMATEQATTRFIPGTQDHALDAEDTDDGRS, from the coding sequence ATGTCTTCATGGAGGACGGGGGGCGAGTTGGCAGCGTCGGAACAGCCGAGAGCGGCGAACCACAGGCCGTATTTTTTTCTCAGCTATGCGCATACGCCGAAGCACGGCGCGGTGGGTCCGGACCCGGACATGTGGGTCGAGCGTCTCTTCCGCGATCTCTGTGCCCATGTGATGGCCATGACGGACCTCCCGGCCGGAGCACCGGCGGGCTTCATCGACCGGGAGTTGCGGTCGGGTGAGGGCTGGTCGGAGCGGCTCGGTGAAGTCCTCGCCACCTGCCGGGTCTTCGTCCCGCTCTTCTCCCCGCGATATTTCGGCAGCGAGATGTGCGGGAAGGAGTGGTACGCCTTCGCGCAGCGCGCCATCCAGCACCAGGCCCGCAGCAACCGCACGGCGGAGGCGATAGTCCCCGCCCTCTGGGTTCCCGTCCCGCCCCATCAACTCCCGGGCCCCGCCGAGCGGTTGCAGTTCAATCACCGCGCCTTCGGGGACCGCTACGTGACGGACGGGCTCTACGGGCTGATCAAACTCCGGATATTCGCCGAGGAGTACGAGCGGGCCGTCTACGAACTGGCCAAACGGATCGTGAGCGTCGCCGACGCGTCGGCCGTCGGGCCCGGCCGCCCCGTCGACTACCGGGTCACCCCCAGCGCCTTCGGCCCGCCCAGCGGCGGACCGCGTCCCATGCAGCTGACCGTCGCCGCGCCCGCCCGCGACGACCTGCCCGACGGACGGCACCCCGAGTACTACGGGGACACCCCGCTGGACTGGAATCCTTACCACCCCGACTCCGCCCAGCCGCTGGCCAGACTGGCCGAGGACCTGGTGCGCTCGCTCAACTACCAGGCGACCGTGACCTCCTTCGACGAGGAGGTGCTCCATCTCGACGGGAAGCAGCCGCCGTCCCGTCCGGAGGTGCTGCTCGTCGACCGCTGGGCACTGCACGACGAGGAACGGCGCGAGCGGCTCGCCGCCTTCGACTCCGAGCACCGCCCCTGGGCGAGCGTGGTGGTCCCGTGGAACCGCGACGACCACCAGAGCAGAGCCTCCGAGGCGGAACTCACCGGACGGCTGGAGGACACCATGCCGTCCAAGATGCGCCAGGGGCGCGCGACCTCACGGGCCGCCGCCAAGGGCGTACCGAGCATGGAGGCCTTCGGGCAGATCCTGCCCCAGGTGGTGGAGGCCGCTGCCCAGCAGTACCTGAAACACGCCACGGTCTACCCGCCGGCCGGCGGCGGACACCACGAACGGCCCCGGCTCATCGGCCCGATGGCCACCGAGCAGGCCACCACCCGCTTCATACCCGGTACGCAGGACCACGCGCTCGATGCGGAGGACACGGATGACGGCAGGTCGTGA
- a CDS encoding amino acid ABC transporter permease, producing MSASSDTLPQLSAPPAGRETAVPRIVPVRRTGQWVAAGVVLLLLAGAVSSVVRNDAFQWGVVGDYFATTAVLRGLGLTLWLTAAVMVLGFALGTLLAVARLSANPVLRAVSWGYVWLFRSTPILVQLLFWFNIGALYPQILGVRTVNLLGPVTVAIIGLTLHEAAYAAEVVRGGILSVERGQIEAAESLGLGRWRRLRRIVLPQAMRAIVPPAGNMLIGTLKGTSIVSVIAVQDLLYSVQLVYHRTYQVIPLLLVATLWYTVVTSVLSAGQYYIERHYARGAR from the coding sequence ATGTCTGCGTCGTCAGATACCCTCCCCCAACTCTCCGCACCCCCGGCCGGGCGCGAAACCGCGGTGCCGCGCATCGTGCCGGTCCGCCGGACCGGCCAGTGGGTGGCGGCAGGCGTGGTCCTGCTGCTGCTGGCCGGCGCGGTCAGCTCCGTCGTGCGCAATGACGCCTTCCAATGGGGCGTCGTCGGCGACTACTTCGCCACCACCGCCGTCCTGCGCGGTCTCGGACTGACGCTCTGGCTCACCGCCGCCGTCATGGTCCTGGGCTTCGCGCTCGGTACCCTGCTCGCCGTGGCCCGGCTGTCGGCCAACCCCGTTCTGCGCGCAGTCAGTTGGGGCTACGTCTGGCTGTTCAGATCGACACCGATCCTGGTGCAGCTGCTCTTCTGGTTCAACATAGGCGCGCTGTACCCGCAGATCCTGGGGGTCCGGACGGTGAACCTGCTGGGACCGGTCACCGTCGCCATCATCGGCCTGACCCTGCACGAGGCCGCCTACGCCGCCGAAGTCGTACGCGGCGGCATCCTCTCCGTGGAGCGCGGGCAGATCGAGGCCGCCGAGTCGCTGGGGCTCGGCCGGTGGCGCAGGCTGCGACGGATCGTCCTTCCGCAGGCCATGCGCGCGATCGTGCCGCCCGCGGGCAACATGCTGATCGGTACGCTCAAGGGCACCTCGATCGTCTCCGTCATCGCCGTGCAGGACCTGCTCTACTCCGTACAGCTCGTCTACCACCGCACCTACCAGGTCATCCCGCTGCTGCTGGTCGCCACCCTCTGGTACACCGTGGTGACCTCGGTGCTCAGCGCCGGGCAGTACTACATCGAGCGGCACTACGCGCGCGGTGCCCGGTGA
- a CDS encoding aminoglycoside N(3)-acetyltransferase, translated as MAEGARLAGELSVLGVTRGATLLVHASLGGTGLRARTLRDALLAVLGEEGTLVVPAFTPENSTTSAAHLRQVEGLGASRKADFLAAMPAFDPARTPCPGMGRLAECVRLSEGAVRSDHPQTSFAAVGARARELVKGHPADCHLGEESPLGKLFEADAQELMINVGFEVCTSFHLAEYRIPDTPPKTYRCVVNAGGKRAWFTYEDIALDDSDFELIGADFPRTGLREGKLGNAAAMLFPIKDAVGHAVKWMTEKRR; from the coding sequence ATGGCTGAAGGCGCCCGACTGGCCGGGGAGCTGAGCGTGCTCGGTGTGACGCGTGGGGCGACCCTGCTGGTGCACGCCTCGCTCGGCGGCACCGGGCTGCGGGCCCGGACGCTGCGGGACGCGTTGCTGGCCGTACTGGGCGAGGAGGGCACCCTGGTGGTCCCGGCCTTCACCCCGGAGAACTCCACGACGTCGGCGGCCCACCTGCGCCAGGTGGAGGGGCTCGGCGCGAGCCGCAAGGCGGACTTCCTGGCCGCGATGCCGGCCTTCGATCCGGCGCGTACGCCGTGTCCCGGCATGGGCCGGCTGGCTGAATGTGTCCGGCTCTCCGAGGGCGCCGTTCGCAGCGATCATCCGCAGACCTCCTTCGCCGCGGTGGGCGCGCGCGCCCGGGAACTGGTAAAAGGCCATCCGGCCGATTGCCATCTGGGCGAGGAATCACCGCTGGGAAAGCTGTTCGAGGCCGATGCCCAGGAATTGATGATCAATGTGGGATTCGAGGTGTGCACCTCGTTCCACCTCGCCGAATACCGGATTCCGGATACCCCGCCGAAGACGTACCGCTGTGTGGTGAACGCCGGGGGGAAGCGTGCGTGGTTCACGTACGAGGACATCGCACTCGACGACAGTGATTTCGAACTGATCGGTGCGGACTTTCCCCGAACGGGGCTGCGGGAAGGGAAGCTGGGGAACGCGGCGGCAATGCTGTTCCCGATCAAGGACGCGGTGGGCCACGCGGTGAAGTGGATGACTGAAAAGCGGCGTTGA
- a CDS encoding S1 family peptidase, giving the protein MTIKNTTPHNGPARRARLIAVASGMLVAAALTVPTAHADQAPTFDAHQLTAAADAVNSADVAGTAWYVDKSTNTLVVTADSTVTQAQISRIKSRAGANAGAVRVERTAGTFSKLLKGGDAIYTSQWRCSVGFNVRSGSTYYFLTAGHCTEGSPAWYTNSSGTTSIGPTAGTSFPGNDYGIVKYTNTSVPHDGTVGSQDITSAGNATVGQTVTRTGSTSGTHSGKVTALNATVNYGNGEVVSGLIQTTVCAEPGDSGGPLYSGSTALGLTSGGSGDCTSGGTTFFQPVTEALSAYGVSVY; this is encoded by the coding sequence GTGACGATCAAGAACACCACCCCCCACAACGGCCCGGCGAGACGCGCCCGGCTGATCGCGGTCGCATCCGGCATGCTGGTCGCGGCAGCACTGACCGTCCCCACCGCCCACGCCGACCAGGCCCCCACGTTCGACGCCCATCAGCTGACAGCGGCGGCCGACGCCGTGAACAGCGCGGATGTGGCGGGCACGGCCTGGTACGTCGACAAGTCGACCAACACCCTTGTCGTCACGGCGGACAGCACGGTGACCCAGGCCCAGATCTCCCGGATCAAGTCGCGGGCCGGAGCGAACGCGGGCGCGGTACGCGTCGAGCGCACCGCCGGCACGTTCAGCAAGCTCCTCAAGGGCGGTGACGCCATCTACACCTCGCAGTGGCGCTGCTCCGTCGGCTTCAACGTCCGCAGTGGCTCCACCTATTACTTCCTCACCGCAGGGCACTGCACCGAGGGTTCACCGGCCTGGTACACCAACTCCTCCGGCACCACGAGCATCGGCCCGACGGCCGGCACCAGTTTCCCCGGTAACGACTACGGCATCGTGAAGTACACCAACACGTCCGTCCCCCACGACGGCACGGTCGGTAGCCAGGACATCACCAGCGCGGGCAACGCGACGGTGGGCCAGACCGTGACCCGTACCGGCTCCACCAGTGGTACCCACAGCGGCAAGGTCACCGCGCTGAACGCCACCGTCAACTACGGCAACGGCGAGGTCGTGTCCGGGCTCATCCAGACGACGGTCTGCGCCGAGCCGGGTGACAGCGGCGGCCCGCTCTACTCGGGCTCCACGGCCCTGGGCCTCACCTCGGGCGGCAGCGGCGACTGCACCTCGGGCGGTACGACCTTCTTCCAGCCCGTCACCGAAGCGCTGAGCGCCTACGGAGTAAGCGTCTACTGA
- a CDS encoding DUF1684 domain-containing protein, protein MTTRTGSTGGADSTGGAGDDWENWHEGRTETVSAPYGPLALTGTHWLDDAPEGLIPAVAGHWRATDEGVVLTATAEDGLTLDGKPFTGRVTLRADHTPAEDARLAQGERRLVVVRREGLWAVRVWDPGSANRRAFAGIEATPYDADWVLPGLYRPYGESRTVRVPNADGRDRGLGLAGELAFHLAGDEHTLQVAQEEDGSLWAVFADATSGTSSYRFRFLRPSAPAADGGVTVDFNRALLPPCAFAEHFICPFPPPGNTLPIAVDAGERAARTR, encoded by the coding sequence ATGACCACAAGAACGGGCAGTACGGGTGGCGCGGACAGTACGGGCGGCGCGGGCGATGACTGGGAGAACTGGCACGAAGGGCGTACCGAGACGGTCTCGGCGCCGTACGGTCCGCTCGCCCTCACCGGCACCCATTGGCTCGATGACGCACCGGAAGGACTAATTCCGGCCGTTGCGGGCCACTGGCGGGCGACCGACGAAGGGGTGGTGCTGACCGCCACGGCCGAGGACGGGCTGACCCTTGACGGGAAGCCGTTCACCGGCCGGGTCACGCTCCGGGCCGACCACACCCCGGCGGAGGACGCGCGCCTCGCGCAGGGGGAGCGGCGGCTGGTCGTGGTGCGACGGGAGGGGCTCTGGGCGGTGCGCGTCTGGGATCCGGGATCCGCGAACCGGCGGGCCTTCGCGGGCATCGAGGCCACCCCGTACGACGCGGACTGGGTGCTGCCCGGCCTCTACCGTCCGTACGGTGAGAGCCGCACCGTTCGGGTCCCCAACGCCGACGGCCGCGACCGGGGCCTCGGTCTCGCAGGTGAGCTCGCCTTCCACCTGGCGGGCGACGAGCACACCCTGCAGGTCGCCCAGGAGGAGGACGGCTCCCTGTGGGCCGTCTTCGCCGATGCGACGAGCGGAACGAGCAGCTACCGGTTCCGCTTCCTGCGGCCCTCCGCGCCCGCGGCCGACGGCGGGGTGACGGTCGACTTCAACCGTGCGCTGCTGCCGCCCTGCGCCTTCGCCGAACACTTCATCTGCCCCTTCCCGCCGCCCGGGAACACGCTTCCGATCGCGGTCGACGCGGGGGAGCGCGCGGCGCGCACCCGGTGA
- the fxsBH gene encoding radical SAM/SPASM protein FxsBH, inactivated beta-hydroxylase extension form produces MTGPLVPFREIVLKVHSRCDLACDHCYVYEHADQSWRTRPKAISDQAIHWTALRLAEHARTHALPSVSVILHGGEPLLAGPARLRRICEELTGALEGTAELDLRIHTNGLQLSPRYLDLFDEFRVRVGISLDGDQTSNDRHRRFADGRSSHPLVLRAVELLRQERYAHLDLGLLCTIDVLNDPVAVYDALTALGPPRIDFLLPHATWDAPPHRPDGSPTAYAAWILAAFDRWDGQGRQIPVRLFESVLSTLNGGPSLTESLGLAPTDLVVVETDGTLEQVDSLKSAYEGAAFTGFDVFTHAFDEVAAHPGVRARQLGLAGVGDKCRACPVVRSCGGGLYTHRYRAGSFDQESVYCADLEALVRGIEARTAAATTSAALTDPEELTAGQQELTRTLLATLHADLDGRGGEEWARAWELAGAVEQRSDGLDTVLDQPYARSWLLGALDAVQEGRIRPADIAGLAGYAAAGALRGGLDLPVTVAYTDGLLHLPTYGALRLAGAGESGRAEVRRAEKGFLVRGAGAERRIVRPEEETADWQPLRRIDCDGAPDLVLDDLDPYRDCFGTPVGPRLGLAEAADWSAHFARAWSALRTAVPGRAAAAADRLTTVTPLIAGAPRAGRHGYGALGVAAADLTPQALLRAVRRAELRALLEVADLYAEDGAWLHRVPWARDPLPVSGVLAAAHEGVALAAYGKDRARTLAQTRQALEALEGAAELTVSGKSLVAALLDEWEEAAHG; encoded by the coding sequence ATGACAGGACCCCTGGTCCCATTCCGCGAGATCGTCCTCAAGGTTCACAGCAGATGCGATCTTGCCTGTGACCACTGTTATGTCTACGAACATGCTGATCAGAGCTGGCGTACTCGGCCGAAGGCGATCTCTGACCAGGCGATTCACTGGACGGCTCTGCGACTGGCGGAGCACGCCAGGACCCATGCCCTGCCCTCCGTGTCAGTGATCCTGCACGGAGGGGAGCCACTGCTGGCGGGTCCCGCACGACTGCGCCGTATCTGTGAGGAGCTCACCGGGGCCCTGGAAGGGACCGCCGAGCTCGACCTCCGGATCCACACCAACGGCCTTCAGCTCAGCCCCCGCTACCTGGATCTCTTCGATGAATTCCGGGTCCGGGTCGGCATCTCCCTCGACGGGGACCAGACGTCCAACGACCGGCACCGGCGCTTCGCCGACGGACGCAGCAGCCACCCCCTGGTGCTCCGGGCCGTGGAACTCCTGCGCCAGGAGCGGTACGCGCACCTCGACCTCGGCCTGCTCTGCACCATCGACGTGCTGAACGACCCCGTCGCCGTGTACGACGCGCTGACCGCCCTCGGTCCGCCACGCATCGACTTCCTGCTGCCGCACGCGACCTGGGACGCTCCTCCGCACCGGCCCGACGGTTCACCGACCGCCTACGCCGCCTGGATCCTGGCGGCCTTCGACCGCTGGGACGGCCAGGGGCGGCAGATTCCGGTACGGCTCTTCGAGTCGGTCCTCTCCACGCTGAACGGCGGTCCGAGCCTCACCGAATCGCTCGGCCTCGCCCCCACCGACCTCGTCGTCGTGGAGACCGACGGCACCCTGGAACAGGTCGACTCGCTCAAGAGTGCCTACGAGGGCGCCGCGTTCACGGGATTCGACGTGTTCACCCACGCCTTCGACGAGGTCGCGGCGCACCCCGGGGTGCGCGCCAGACAGCTGGGCCTCGCGGGCGTCGGTGACAAGTGCCGCGCGTGCCCGGTCGTGCGCTCCTGCGGCGGCGGCCTCTACACCCACCGCTACCGCGCGGGCTCCTTCGACCAGGAGAGCGTCTACTGCGCCGACCTGGAGGCGCTGGTGCGCGGCATCGAGGCCCGTACCGCGGCCGCGACCACGTCCGCCGCGCTCACCGACCCGGAGGAGCTGACGGCCGGACAGCAGGAACTGACCCGCACCCTGCTGGCCACCCTGCACGCCGACCTGGACGGCCGGGGCGGCGAGGAGTGGGCGCGGGCCTGGGAGCTCGCCGGCGCCGTCGAGCAGCGCTCCGACGGGCTCGACACCGTGCTGGACCAGCCCTACGCCCGCAGTTGGCTCCTCGGCGCCCTGGACGCCGTGCAGGAGGGGCGTATCCGGCCCGCGGACATTGCCGGGCTGGCCGGATACGCCGCGGCCGGTGCGCTGCGCGGCGGCCTGGACCTGCCCGTCACCGTCGCCTACACCGACGGTTTGCTGCACCTGCCCACCTACGGCGCCCTGCGGCTGGCGGGCGCCGGGGAGAGCGGCCGTGCCGAGGTCCGCCGCGCCGAGAAGGGCTTCCTCGTACGGGGCGCGGGCGCCGAGCGGCGGATCGTCCGCCCGGAGGAGGAGACCGCCGACTGGCAGCCGCTGCGCAGGATCGACTGCGACGGCGCACCCGATCTGGTGCTGGACGACCTCGATCCGTACCGCGACTGCTTCGGTACGCCCGTCGGGCCGCGCCTCGGTCTGGCCGAGGCCGCCGACTGGAGCGCCCACTTCGCCCGTGCCTGGTCCGCGCTGCGGACGGCCGTCCCCGGGCGGGCCGCGGCAGCGGCGGACCGGCTCACCACGGTCACGCCGCTGATCGCCGGCGCGCCCAGGGCCGGACGGCACGGGTACGGGGCGCTGGGCGTCGCGGCGGCGGACCTCACCCCGCAGGCCCTGCTGCGCGCGGTGCGCCGGGCGGAACTGCGGGCGCTCCTCGAGGTCGCCGACCTCTACGCCGAGGACGGAGCCTGGCTCCACCGGGTGCCCTGGGCGCGGGATCCGCTGCCGGTCTCCGGGGTGCTGGCCGCGGCCCACGAAGGCGTCGCGCTCGCCGCGTACGGGAAAGACCGTGCGCGCACCCTGGCGCAGACCCGGCAGGCGCTGGAAGCTCTGGAGGGGGCGGCCGAACTGACCGTCAGCGGCAAGAGCCTGGTCGCCGCCCTGTTGGACGAGTGGGAAGAGGCGGCCCATGGCTGA
- a CDS encoding FAD/NAD(P)-binding protein yields MTPSVVVVGAGPRGTGFLERLAANAPSLYGNQPLDVHVVDPFPPGGGRIWRQEQSPLLWMNSMAADVTMFTDDSVHPLEGPVRPGPTLAEWAGIDPQSFPSRRAQGEYLRWVYREAVAALPPGTTVHEHRTRAVRISGPAHGHQRVRLEGRGEPLVADLVVLTVGHLDARPDKEQAGLSDFAARHGLTHLPPGFTADSDLSVLRAGEPVIVRGFGLAFIDLMVLLTEGRGGRYDAAGEYLPSGREPLLYVGSRRGVPYHSKIGYPLTGERPPLPRFFGPGQVDALLARPGPLDFRRDVRPLVERELGFAHYHRLFTAHPERTAVDWADFEATYAAAGAGSAELAALIETSVPDPADRLDLEALDHPLDGVRHASHDALQNGLRAYITEDLARRHDPSHSADLGFFLGLLSVYGQLARLGDTGKGGARWHSFFSHLASGPPGPRLRSLLALSRAGLVRFIGAGITVETDETDGVFRAGGAGAPGERIEARALVEARLPEPSLERTRSPLLTALYEDGARTTSGGLLVVDPVDGRIVERGTGPHPRRFALGPYTTARSAGAFARPHTNAPAFRQNDVTARTALTLLKESTS; encoded by the coding sequence GTGACGCCGTCCGTGGTCGTCGTCGGAGCCGGCCCGCGGGGCACCGGATTCCTGGAACGGCTCGCCGCCAACGCCCCTTCCCTGTACGGGAACCAGCCGCTGGACGTCCATGTGGTCGACCCGTTCCCGCCGGGCGGCGGCCGGATCTGGCGTCAGGAGCAGTCCCCGCTGCTGTGGATGAACTCCATGGCCGCGGACGTCACCATGTTCACCGATGACTCCGTGCACCCCCTGGAGGGGCCGGTCCGCCCCGGACCGACCCTCGCCGAGTGGGCCGGGATCGACCCGCAGTCCTTCCCCAGCAGACGGGCCCAGGGGGAGTATCTGCGCTGGGTGTACCGGGAAGCCGTGGCCGCTCTGCCGCCGGGTACCACCGTGCACGAGCACCGGACCCGGGCCGTGCGGATCAGCGGCCCCGCACACGGACACCAGCGGGTACGGCTGGAAGGGCGGGGCGAGCCGCTCGTCGCCGATCTGGTGGTGCTGACCGTCGGGCATCTCGACGCCCGGCCGGACAAGGAACAGGCGGGGCTGTCGGACTTCGCCGCCCGGCACGGGCTCACGCATCTGCCGCCCGGCTTCACCGCTGACTCCGACCTGAGCGTGCTCAGGGCCGGTGAACCGGTCATCGTCCGCGGCTTCGGGCTGGCCTTCATCGACCTGATGGTGCTCCTGACCGAGGGACGCGGCGGCCGGTACGACGCGGCAGGGGAGTATCTGCCGTCCGGGCGGGAGCCGCTGCTGTACGTCGGTTCGCGGCGCGGTGTGCCGTACCACTCCAAGATCGGCTACCCCCTGACCGGTGAACGGCCGCCGCTGCCCCGCTTCTTCGGCCCCGGACAGGTCGACGCGCTGCTCGCCCGGCCGGGCCCGCTCGACTTCCGGCGCGATGTCCGGCCGCTCGTCGAGCGGGAGCTCGGCTTCGCCCACTACCACCGGCTGTTCACCGCGCACCCCGAGCGCACCGCGGTCGACTGGGCGGACTTCGAGGCGACGTACGCGGCGGCCGGGGCCGGCAGCGCCGAGCTGGCCGCGCTGATCGAGACCTCGGTCCCCGACCCCGCCGACCGCCTCGACCTCGAAGCACTGGACCACCCACTGGACGGCGTACGCCATGCCTCCCACGACGCGCTCCAGAACGGCCTGCGGGCCTACATCACCGAGGATCTGGCCCGCCGCCACGACCCCTCGCACAGTGCGGATCTGGGATTCTTCCTCGGACTGCTCTCCGTCTACGGCCAGTTGGCCCGGCTCGGCGACACCGGGAAGGGCGGCGCGCGGTGGCACAGCTTCTTCAGCCATCTGGCGTCGGGACCACCGGGGCCGCGGCTGCGCAGCCTCCTCGCGCTCTCCCGCGCAGGTCTGGTGCGCTTCATCGGCGCGGGCATCACCGTCGAGACCGACGAGACGGACGGGGTGTTCCGCGCGGGCGGCGCCGGCGCGCCCGGGGAACGGATCGAGGCCCGCGCCCTCGTCGAGGCGCGGCTGCCGGAGCCCTCGCTGGAACGCACCCGCAGCCCGCTGCTGACCGCCCTGTACGAGGACGGGGCGCGGACCACCTCCGGGGGTCTGCTCGTCGTGGATCCGGTCGACGGCCGCATCGTCGAACGCGGTACGGGCCCGCACCCGCGCCGTTTCGCGCTGGGCCCGTACACCACCGCCCGCTCGGCGGGCGCCTTCGCCAGGCCGCACACGAACGCCCCGGCCTTCCGGCAGAACGACGTCACCGCGCGCACCGCGCTCACCCTGCTCAAGGAGTCCACGTCATGA
- a CDS encoding amino acid ABC transporter ATP-binding protein: MVEIRSVHKSFGALEVLRGIDLTVRAGEVTVVLGPSGSGKSTLLRTINHLEKVDSGWVSVDGVLVGYRRSGDRLYELREREVLEQRTRIGFVFQNFHLFPHLTVLENIVEAPVAALGRPRREAVSAGEKLLARVGLADKATAYPEQLSGGQQQRVAIARALALEPRLLLFDEPTSALDPELVGEVLDVIKDLAARGTTMIVVTHEIGFAREVADTVVFMDGGRIVEQGTPADVLDRPEHERTRAFLSKVL; the protein is encoded by the coding sequence ATGGTGGAGATCCGTTCCGTGCACAAGAGCTTCGGCGCCCTGGAAGTACTGCGGGGCATCGACCTCACGGTCCGGGCGGGTGAGGTCACCGTCGTGCTCGGCCCGTCCGGTTCCGGGAAGTCCACCCTGCTGCGGACCATCAATCATCTGGAGAAGGTGGACAGCGGTTGGGTCAGCGTGGACGGCGTGCTGGTCGGCTACCGCCGCTCCGGCGACAGACTGTACGAACTGCGTGAGCGCGAGGTGCTCGAACAGCGCACCCGGATCGGCTTCGTCTTCCAGAACTTCCACCTCTTCCCCCATCTGACCGTGCTGGAGAACATCGTCGAAGCGCCGGTCGCGGCGCTCGGCAGGCCCAGGAGGGAGGCCGTCTCGGCGGGCGAGAAGCTGCTCGCCCGCGTCGGGCTCGCCGACAAGGCCACCGCGTACCCCGAGCAGCTCTCCGGCGGCCAGCAGCAGCGGGTCGCCATCGCCCGCGCGCTCGCCCTGGAGCCCCGGCTGCTCCTCTTCGACGAGCCCACCTCGGCTCTCGACCCCGAGCTGGTCGGTGAAGTCCTGGACGTCATCAAGGACTTGGCCGCGCGGGGCACCACGATGATCGTCGTGACGCATGAGATCGGCTTCGCCCGTGAGGTGGCCGACACGGTGGTGTTCATGGACGGGGGCCGGATCGTGGAGCAGGGCACACCGGCCGACGTACTCGACCGTCCGGAGCACGAGCGCACCCGCGCGTTCCTCTCCAAGGTTCTGTGA
- a CDS encoding DUF4231 domain-containing protein, whose product MVFRNADLPELFHSADAQAIARQGEAVGSTRAQLVLLVVGAAVAALPWRAELGGGFQAVGVLSALAYAGVLLLTFSTSRRKAKSQWQLNRSAADFIKSMCWRYAVHGAPFDAESPDVDTLFTTRVEEQLQELRTVGWDQESPGASLITRQMRELRAKSFEVRKETYVRDRLIEQRNWYRRKQEVSRLATLLWSSAFALLTLVALVLCVLRALSVTENTEVAAVASAAAASGVAWSEFRRHQPLISAHALVEEKLKALHLEMESRLSEKQWSSVVYETERVVSPQYTDWLARHGS is encoded by the coding sequence ATGGTCTTCCGGAATGCTGATCTGCCCGAGTTGTTCCACAGCGCCGATGCCCAGGCCATCGCCAGACAGGGAGAGGCCGTCGGGTCCACCCGCGCTCAACTCGTCCTCCTGGTGGTGGGCGCCGCCGTGGCCGCACTCCCCTGGCGGGCGGAGCTCGGGGGCGGGTTCCAGGCCGTCGGTGTACTGAGCGCGCTGGCGTACGCCGGAGTACTGCTGCTGACTTTCAGCACCTCCCGCCGCAAGGCCAAGTCCCAGTGGCAACTCAACCGCTCCGCAGCGGACTTCATCAAGTCGATGTGCTGGCGCTACGCCGTCCACGGTGCACCCTTCGACGCCGAATCCCCCGACGTGGACACGCTGTTCACCACACGGGTCGAGGAACAGCTGCAGGAGCTGCGGACCGTGGGCTGGGACCAGGAGTCACCGGGCGCGAGCCTGATCACCCGGCAGATGCGGGAGCTGCGGGCCAAGTCGTTCGAGGTCCGCAAGGAGACCTACGTACGGGACAGGCTGATCGAGCAGCGCAACTGGTACCGGCGCAAGCAGGAGGTCTCACGGCTCGCCACCCTGCTCTGGTCCAGCGCCTTCGCGCTGCTCACCCTGGTCGCCCTGGTCCTCTGCGTACTGCGCGCCCTGTCGGTCACGGAGAACACCGAGGTCGCCGCGGTGGCCTCGGCCGCCGCGGCCTCGGGGGTGGCCTGGAGCGAGTTCCGCAGGCACCAGCCGCTGATATCGGCCCATGCGCTGGTGGAGGAGAAACTCAAGGCGCTGCACCTGGAGATGGAGAGCCGCCTCTCCGAGAAGCAGTGGTCGTCCGTGGTCTACGAGACCGAGCGGGTCGTCTCACCCCAGTACACCGACTGGCTTGCCCGGCACGGGAGTTGA